From the Streptomyces pluripotens genome, one window contains:
- a CDS encoding LysR family transcriptional regulator ArgP, which translates to MMMDLPVEQVRTLLAVVDEGTFDAAAAALHVTPSAVSQRVKALEQRTGRVLLQRAKPVRPTESGAVLVRFARQLARLERDAWDELGLSGTGEPTRVSVAVNADSLATWFLPSLTRVAGLCFELHREDEDHTAALLREGLVMAAVTSSPEPVPGCTVRPLGRMRYLPAAAPQFARTHLAGRSLPDVLPSAPVVVFDRKDDFQDGFVRRLGHGAAGPFRHYVPTSEGFVDAVTAGLGWGMVPEAQAGPLLTEGRLVLLAPGEWVDVSLYWQQWKLDSPALAALAEAVTVTAAAALRR; encoded by the coding sequence GTGATGATGGATCTCCCCGTGGAACAGGTACGGACACTCCTCGCCGTGGTCGATGAGGGCACCTTCGACGCGGCGGCGGCCGCACTGCATGTGACCCCGTCGGCGGTCAGCCAGCGGGTCAAGGCCCTCGAACAACGCACCGGGAGGGTGCTGTTGCAGCGCGCCAAACCGGTACGGCCGACAGAGTCCGGCGCGGTACTGGTGCGGTTCGCCCGGCAGCTCGCACGACTGGAGCGGGACGCGTGGGACGAACTGGGGCTGAGTGGTACCGGCGAGCCGACACGCGTGTCGGTCGCGGTGAACGCGGACTCGCTGGCGACCTGGTTCCTCCCGTCACTGACCCGGGTGGCGGGGCTGTGCTTCGAACTGCACCGGGAGGACGAGGACCACACGGCGGCCCTGCTGCGCGAGGGTCTGGTGATGGCCGCGGTGACCTCCTCGCCCGAACCGGTGCCCGGCTGCACTGTCCGACCGCTCGGACGGATGCGCTACCTTCCTGCCGCCGCACCGCAGTTCGCCCGGACCCACTTGGCGGGGCGGTCCCTGCCGGACGTCCTGCCCAGCGCCCCCGTCGTCGTCTTCGACCGCAAGGACGACTTCCAGGACGGCTTCGTACGTCGGCTAGGCCACGGTGCGGCCGGTCCGTTCCGGCACTACGTGCCCACCTCGGAGGGGTTCGTGGATGCGGTCACCGCGGGGCTTGGCTGGGGCATGGTGCCGGAGGCCCAGGCTGGCCCGCTGCTGACCGAGGGGCGGCTGGTGCTGCTCGCTCCCGGCGAGTGGGTCGATGTCAGCCTGTACTGGCAGCAATGGAAACTCGACTCCCCCGCGCTCGCGGCCCTCGCCGAAGCGGTGACAGTGACTGCCGCAGCGGCCCTGCGCCGCTGA
- a CDS encoding LysE/ArgO family amino acid transporter translates to MNHPLTAAAAGFGTGLSLIVAIGAQNAFVLRQGVRRHAVLAVVGVCALSDAVLIALGVGGVGAVVVRWPGAVRGVGLVGGAFLLGYGALAARRVLKPGTGLQVDGDAAGSRNRAVLSCLAMTWLNPHVYLDTVFLLGSLATGQGPLRWTFGLGAALASVCWFAALGFGARFLGRFLSRPGAWRLLDGLVAATMLAWGARLAAGL, encoded by the coding sequence ATGAACCACCCCCTGACGGCCGCAGCCGCCGGATTCGGCACAGGCCTCTCCCTGATCGTCGCCATCGGCGCGCAGAACGCCTTCGTCCTGCGGCAAGGGGTCCGGCGGCATGCCGTTCTCGCTGTGGTCGGCGTCTGCGCCCTGTCCGACGCCGTGCTCATCGCGCTGGGCGTGGGCGGGGTCGGGGCCGTCGTGGTGCGCTGGCCGGGGGCGGTCAGGGGTGTCGGCCTCGTCGGCGGCGCCTTCCTGCTCGGCTACGGCGCACTCGCCGCCCGCCGGGTCCTCAAGCCGGGCACCGGACTGCAGGTCGACGGTGATGCAGCCGGCTCCCGCAACCGGGCGGTGCTCTCCTGCCTGGCGATGACCTGGCTCAATCCGCACGTGTACCTGGACACCGTGTTCTTGCTCGGCTCCCTTGCCACAGGTCAGGGCCCGTTGCGCTGGACCTTCGGACTCGGCGCCGCGCTCGCCAGCGTGTGCTGGTTCGCCGCGCTCGGCTTTGGTGCCCGGTTCCTGGGCCGGTTCCTGTCCAGGCCAGGAGCGTGGCGGCTCCT
- a CDS encoding TetR/AcrR family transcriptional regulator produces the protein MEERPRRITRRRSRTRARLLDAAFAVFAAKGFGRVSIEEICDAAGFSRGAFYSNFATLDELFFALYRQRADLIASQVADALGRDGTELDVSASVDRVTEVLLLDVDWLLVKTDFLVHAARDPAVARSLLDHRALLRQAIADRLFRARGAHALPAVLGDVHGAAHAVVAAYDGVTTQLLLDKDVEAARAWLRQLLTALLTDGSRTPS, from the coding sequence GTGGAAGAGCGACCCAGACGCATCACCCGGCGCCGGAGCCGCACCCGGGCCAGGCTGCTTGACGCCGCGTTCGCGGTCTTCGCCGCCAAGGGCTTCGGGCGGGTGTCCATCGAGGAGATCTGTGACGCCGCCGGGTTCAGCCGGGGCGCCTTCTACTCGAACTTCGCCACCCTGGACGAACTGTTCTTCGCGCTCTACCGGCAGCGCGCTGATCTCATCGCTTCCCAGGTCGCCGACGCGCTCGGCCGGGACGGCACGGAACTGGACGTGTCCGCGTCCGTGGACCGGGTCACCGAGGTGCTGCTGCTCGACGTGGACTGGCTGCTGGTGAAGACCGACTTCCTGGTGCATGCCGCGCGCGACCCGGCCGTCGCCCGGTCCCTCCTCGACCACCGCGCTCTGCTCCGGCAGGCCATTGCCGACCGGCTCTTCCGGGCTCGGGGCGCCCACGCGCTCCCCGCCGTACTCGGTGACGTCCACGGCGCCGCGCACGCGGTGGTCGCCGCCTACGACGGGGTCACCACACAGCTGTTGCTGGACAAGGACGTCGAGGCCGCCCGGGCCTGGCTCAGGCAGCTGCTGACGGCGCTGCTCACGGACGGCAGCCGGACCCCCTCGTGA
- a CDS encoding FAD-binding dehydrogenase encodes MDADVIVVGAGLAGLVAAHELTSRGRRVALVDQENAANLGGQAFWSFGGLFLVDSPEQRRLGIKDSFDLAWNDWWGSAGFDRLEDEDAWGVRWARAYVEFAAGEKRSWLRGHGIELLPTVGWAERGDLRANGHGNSVPRFHIAWGTGTGVVEPFVGYARQAARDGLLTFYHRHRVDELVIVEGGAHGVRGTVLADDDSPRGVASNRDRLGDFELTAQAVVITTGGIGANHEIVRRHWPERLGTPPAEMVTGVPAYVDGRMLDISAEAGVRLVNRDRMWHYTEGLQNWSPIWPGHGIRILPGPSSIWLDALGRRLPDPCLPGYDTLNTLKHLRTTEDIAGYDHSWFILTRKIIEKEFALSGSEQNPDITAKDRKAVLRDRLLGKGAPVPVQAFLDRGADFVTASTLEQLVGKMNDLAGKPLLDAAAVRHQIEARDLQIVNPYSKDSQVQGIRNARRYIGDRLGRVAAPHRILDPAAGPLIGVRLHVLTRKTLGGIQTDLDACALGADGTPIDGLYAAGEVAGFGGGGVHGYNALEGTFLGGCLFSGRAAGRHAARQTG; translated from the coding sequence ATGGACGCGGATGTCATCGTCGTCGGAGCGGGTCTCGCCGGCCTGGTCGCGGCCCACGAACTCACCAGCCGGGGCCGCCGGGTGGCCCTGGTCGACCAGGAGAACGCGGCCAACCTCGGAGGGCAGGCGTTCTGGTCCTTCGGCGGGCTCTTCCTCGTCGACTCCCCCGAGCAGCGCCGGCTCGGCATCAAAGACTCCTTCGATCTCGCGTGGAACGACTGGTGGGGCAGCGCCGGATTCGACCGACTGGAGGACGAGGACGCCTGGGGCGTGCGCTGGGCCCGGGCCTACGTCGAGTTCGCCGCCGGCGAGAAGCGGTCCTGGCTCAGGGGGCACGGCATCGAGCTGCTGCCCACCGTCGGCTGGGCGGAGCGCGGCGACCTGAGGGCGAACGGGCACGGCAACTCCGTACCGCGCTTCCACATCGCCTGGGGCACGGGCACCGGCGTGGTGGAACCCTTCGTCGGATACGCCCGCCAGGCCGCCCGGGACGGGCTGCTGACCTTCTACCACCGTCACCGGGTGGACGAGCTGGTCATCGTGGAAGGCGGGGCACACGGGGTGCGCGGCACCGTCCTCGCCGACGACGACTCACCGCGCGGCGTCGCCTCGAACCGCGACCGGCTCGGTGACTTCGAGCTCACCGCCCAGGCTGTGGTCATCACCACCGGCGGGATCGGTGCCAACCACGAGATCGTCCGCCGTCACTGGCCCGAGCGGCTGGGCACACCCCCGGCCGAGATGGTCACCGGCGTCCCCGCCTACGTTGACGGCCGGATGCTCGACATCAGCGCCGAGGCGGGCGTACGCCTGGTCAACCGTGACCGGATGTGGCACTACACCGAGGGCCTGCAGAACTGGAGCCCCATCTGGCCGGGGCACGGCATCCGGATCCTCCCCGGTCCGTCCTCGATCTGGCTCGACGCCCTGGGGCGCCGGCTGCCCGACCCCTGCCTGCCCGGCTATGACACCCTCAACACGCTCAAGCACCTGCGCACCACCGAGGACATCGCCGGGTACGACCACTCCTGGTTCATCCTGACCCGGAAGATCATCGAGAAGGAGTTCGCGCTTTCCGGATCCGAGCAGAACCCTGACATCACGGCCAAGGACCGCAAGGCGGTACTGCGCGACCGGTTGCTGGGCAAAGGCGCCCCCGTACCGGTGCAGGCGTTCCTCGACCGGGGCGCTGATTTCGTCACCGCCAGCACACTGGAGCAGTTGGTCGGGAAGATGAACGACCTGGCCGGGAAGCCACTGCTGGACGCCGCTGCGGTACGCCACCAGATCGAGGCGCGTGACCTGCAGATCGTCAACCCCTACAGCAAGGACTCCCAGGTCCAGGGCATCCGCAACGCCCGTCGCTACATCGGTGACCGGCTCGGCCGGGTTGCCGCCCCGCACCGCATCCTCGACCCGGCAGCAGGTCCCCTCATTGGTGTTCGGCTCCACGTGCTGACCCGCAAGACCCTCGGCGGCATCCAGACCGACCTAGACGCGTGTGCCCTGGGTGCCGACGGCACGCCGATCGACGGGCTGTACGCGGCGGGTGAGGTAGCCGGGTTCGGTGGTGGCGGCGTGCACGGGTACAACGCCCTGGAGGGGACGTTCCTCGGCGGCTGCCTGTTCTCCGGGCGGGCCGCGGGACGGCACGCGGCCCGCCAGACGGGTTGA
- a CDS encoding DUF488 domain-containing protein, which yields MHVRVRRIYEPPEPDDGLRVLVDRLWPRGLAKDAARVDAWPKVLTPSTELRRWYHGGGSYEDFRLRYEAELGTPEAAELLEDLRNSARAGQVTLLTASRNLERSHARVLAELLQR from the coding sequence GTGCACGTGCGCGTGCGCCGGATCTATGAGCCGCCCGAGCCCGACGACGGCCTTCGCGTCCTGGTCGACCGGCTGTGGCCGCGCGGGCTCGCCAAGGACGCGGCCCGTGTCGACGCATGGCCCAAGGTGCTCACCCCCTCGACCGAACTGCGCAGGTGGTATCACGGCGGCGGGTCGTACGAGGACTTCCGCCTCCGCTATGAGGCGGAGCTCGGCACTCCTGAGGCCGCCGAACTCCTCGAAGACCTCAGGAACTCGGCGCGTGCAGGACAAGTGACGCTGCTGACGGCGTCCCGGAACCTGGAGCGGAGCCACGCGCGGGTGCTCGCGGAGTTGCTGCAGCGCTGA
- a CDS encoding M1 family metallopeptidase, producing MRHLRRQPARRRTAVLRRDVVLATIPVAVAALLGTGGPAAAGTPGTPCAAGAPGAGDAYFPLSGNGGYHVGHYDLTLRYDTTARQLDGRAVLTARATQRLTRFDLDLQGLEVTSVTVGRARAAFRHDGQELVITPRRTLHRGQGFRVTVVYRGTPKPVTDPDGSADGWIPTDDGAFVAGEPQGAMTWFPANSHPKDKSTYDFTITVPRGRTAVANGTLLRRYTGHGYTTFHWRENRPMAAYLATATIGKFTVERYTTRDGVQVFNAVDTREARAAAPVLRKLPAVLAWESELFGPYPFRAAGAVVDHAPGVGYALETQTRPVYDSAPDLSTLVHESAHQWFGDSVSLTSWKDIWLNEGFATYAEWLYAEQHGGDSAQKTFDAFYARPANDRLWAYPPGDPGSGAHLFGSPVYARGAMALHEVRRAVGDRDFFRILRAWASGHRYGHGTTAQFVRLAETKSGKRLDGLFRTWLYTKGKPDSA from the coding sequence GTGAGGCACCTTCGCAGACAGCCCGCGCGACGCCGTACCGCCGTCCTGCGGCGTGACGTGGTCCTCGCCACCATCCCGGTGGCCGTGGCCGCGCTGCTCGGTACCGGTGGACCCGCGGCGGCCGGCACGCCCGGCACGCCCTGCGCGGCCGGCGCGCCGGGCGCGGGCGACGCCTACTTCCCGCTCAGCGGCAACGGCGGCTACCACGTTGGTCACTACGACCTGACGCTCCGATACGACACCACCGCACGCCAGCTCGACGGCAGGGCCGTCCTCACCGCCCGTGCCACCCAACGGCTCACCCGCTTCGATCTGGACCTGCAGGGTCTGGAGGTCACGTCGGTCACCGTCGGCCGGGCACGGGCGGCCTTCCGGCACGACGGCCAGGAACTCGTCATCACTCCGCGCCGAACCCTGCACAGGGGGCAGGGCTTCCGCGTCACGGTCGTCTACCGGGGCACCCCGAAACCGGTCACCGACCCCGACGGTTCGGCGGACGGCTGGATCCCCACCGATGACGGAGCGTTCGTCGCGGGTGAGCCGCAGGGCGCGATGACCTGGTTCCCGGCGAACAGCCATCCCAAGGACAAGTCGACGTACGACTTCACGATCACCGTCCCGCGAGGGCGTACCGCGGTCGCCAACGGCACCCTGCTCCGGCGGTACACCGGGCACGGGTACACCACCTTCCACTGGCGTGAAAACCGGCCCATGGCCGCTTATCTGGCCACCGCCACCATCGGCAAGTTCACGGTGGAGCGGTACACCACCCGTGACGGCGTCCAGGTGTTCAACGCCGTCGACACCCGGGAGGCGCGCGCCGCCGCGCCGGTGCTGAGGAAGCTGCCCGCCGTCCTGGCCTGGGAGAGCGAGCTGTTCGGGCCCTATCCGTTCCGGGCCGCCGGGGCGGTCGTCGACCATGCTCCGGGCGTGGGCTACGCGCTGGAGACCCAGACCCGGCCGGTCTACGACTCCGCGCCCGACCTGAGCACCCTGGTGCACGAAAGCGCCCACCAGTGGTTCGGTGACTCCGTCTCGCTGACCTCCTGGAAGGACATCTGGCTCAACGAGGGTTTCGCCACCTACGCCGAGTGGCTGTACGCCGAGCAGCACGGCGGTGACAGCGCCCAGAAGACCTTCGACGCCTTCTACGCCCGTCCCGCGAACGACCGGTTGTGGGCCTATCCGCCCGGCGACCCGGGTAGCGGTGCCCACCTCTTCGGCTCCCCCGTCTACGCCCGTGGTGCCATGGCCCTGCACGAGGTGCGCAGGGCCGTCGGCGACCGGGATTTCTTTCGGATCCTGCGTGCCTGGGCGTCCGGGCACCGGTACGGTCACGGCACGACCGCGCAGTTCGTGAGGCTTGCCGAGACCAAGTCGGGGAAGAGGCTGGACGGGTTGTTCCGCACCTGGCTGTACACGAAGGGCAAACCGGACAGCGCCTGA